Proteins encoded in a region of the Homo sapiens chromosome 9, GRCh38.p14 Primary Assembly genome:
- the DYNC2I2 gene encoding cytoplasmic dynein 2 intermediate chain 2: MATRAQPGPLSQAGSAGVAALATVGVASGPGPGRPGPLQDETLGVASVPSQWRAVQGIRWETKSCQTASIATASASAQARNHVDAQVQTEAPVPVSVQPPSQYDIPRLAAFLRRVEAMVIRELNKNWQSHAFDGFEVNWTEQQQMVSCLYTLGYPPAQAQGLHVTSISWNSTGSVVACAYGRLDHGDWSTLKSFVCAWNLDRRDLRPQQPSAVVEVPSAVLCLAFHPTQPSHVAGGLYSGEVLVWDLSRLEDPLLWRTGLTDDTHTDPVSQVVWLPEPGHSHRFQVLSVATDGKVLLWQGIGVGQLQLTEGFALVMQQLPRSTKLKKHPRGETEVGATAVAFSSFDPRLFILGTEGGFPLKCSLAAGEAALTRMPSSVPLRAPAQFTFSPHGGPIYSVSCSPFHRNLFLSAGTDGHVHLYSMLQAPPLTSLQLSLKYLFAVRWSPVRPLVFAAASGKGDVQLFDLQKSSQKPTVLIKQTQDESPVYCLEFNSQQTQLLAAGDAQGTVKVWQLSTEFTEQGPREAEDLDCLAAEVAA; the protein is encoded by the exons ATGGCAACCCGCGCGCAGCCGGGGCCACTCAGCCAGGCGGGAAGCGCTGGTGTTGCGGCGCTGGCGACAGTCGGGGTTGCGAGCGGCCCGGGGCCGGGGCGGCCAGGGCCGCTGCAGGACGAGACCCTGGGTGTGGCGTCCGTGCCCTCGCAGTGGAGGGCCGTCCAGGGCATCCGCTGGGAGACG AAAAGTTGCCAGACGGCCAGCATTGCCACTGCCAGTGCATCCGCCCAGGCCAGGAATCATGTGGACGCCCAGGTGCAGACGGAGGCCCCCGTGCCTGTCAGCGTGCAGCCCCCGTCCCAGTATGACATACCCAGGCTCGCAGCCTTTCTTCGGAGAGTGGAGGCCATGGTCATCCGAGAGCTGAACAAGAATTGGCAGAGCCACGCGTTTGATGGCTTCGAGGTGAACTGGACCGAGCAGCAGCAGATG GTGTCTTGTCTGTATACCCTGGGCTACCCGCCAGCCCAAGCGCAGGGTCTGCATGTGACCAGCATCTCCTGGAACTCCACTGGCtctgtggtggcctgtgcctacGGCCG GCTGGACCATGGGGACTGGAGCACGCTTAAGTCCTTCGTGTGTGCCTGGAACCTGGACCGGCGAGACCTGCGTCCCCAGCAGCCGTCGGCCGTGGTGGAGGTCCCCAGCGCTGTCCTGTGTCTGGCCTTCCACCCCACGCAGCCCTCCCACGTCGCAG GAGGGCTGTACAGTGGTGAGGTGTTGGTGTGGGACCTGAGCCGTCTTGAGGACCCGCTGCTGTGGCGCACAGGCCTGACGGATGACACCCACACAGACCCTGTGTCCCAG GTGGTGTGGCTGCCCGAGCCTGGGCACAGCCACCGCTTCCAGGTGCTGAGTGTGGCCACCGACGGGAAGGTGCTACTCTGGCAGGGCATCGGGGTAGGCCAGCTGCAGCTCACAGAGGGCTTCGCCCTGGTCATGCAGCAGCTGCCACGGAGCACCAAGCTCAAGAAG CATCCCCGcggggagaccgaggtgggcgccACGGCAGTGGCCTTCTCCAGCTTTGACCCTAGGCTGTTCATTCTGGGCACGGAAGGCGGCTTCCCGCTCAAGTGTTCCCTGGCAGCTGGAGAGGCAGCCCTCACGCGGATGCCCAGCTCCGTGCCCCTGCGGGCCCCAGCACAGTTTACCTTCTCCCCCCACGGCGGTCCCATCTACTCTGTGAGCTGTTCCCCCTTCCACAG GAATCTCTTCCTGAGCGCTGGGACTGACGGGCATGTCCACCTGTACTCCATGCTGCAGGCCCCTCCCTTGACTTCGCTGCAGCTCTCCCTCAAGTATCTGTTTGCTGTGCGCTGGTCCCCAGTGCGGCCCTTGGTTTTTGCAGCTGCCTCTGGGAAAG GTGACGTGCAGCTGTTTGATCTCCAGAAAAGCTCCCAGAAACCCACAGTTTTGATCAAGCAAACCCAGGATGAAAGCCCTGTCTACTGTCTGGAGTTCAACAGCCAGCAGACTCAGCTCTTGGCTGCGGGCGATGCCCAGGGCACAGTGAAGGTGTGGCAGCTGAGCACAGAGTTCACGGAACAAGGGCCCCGGGAAGCTGAGGACCTGGACTGCCTGGCAGCAGAGGTGGCGGCCTGA
- the DYNC2I2 gene encoding cytoplasmic dynein 2 intermediate chain 2 isoform X2, translating into MATRAQPGPLSQAGSAGVAALATVGVASGPGPGRPGPLQDETLGVASVPSQWRAVQGIRWETKSCQTASIATASASAQARNHVDAQVQTEAPVPVSVQPPSQYDIPRLAAFLRRVEAMVIRELNKNWQSHAFDGFEVNWTEQQQMVSCLYTLGYPPAQAQGLHVTSISWNSTGSVVACAYGRLDHGDWSTLKSFVCAWNLDRRDLRPQQPSAVVEVPSAVLCLAFHPTQPSHVAGGLYSGEVLVWDLSRLEDPLLWRTGLTDDTHTDPVSQGIGVGQLQLTEGFALVMQQLPRSTKLKKHPRGETEVGATAVAFSSFDPRLFILGTEGGFPLKCSLAAGEAALTRMPSSVPLRAPAQFTFSPHGGPIYSVSCSPFHRNLFLSAGTDGHVHLYSMLQAPPLTSLQLSLKYLFAVRWSPVRPLVFAAASGKGDVQLFDLQKSSQKPTVLIKQTQDESPVYCLEFNSQQTQLLAAGDAQGTVKVWQLSTEFTEQGPREAEDLDCLAAEVAA; encoded by the exons ATGGCAACCCGCGCGCAGCCGGGGCCACTCAGCCAGGCGGGAAGCGCTGGTGTTGCGGCGCTGGCGACAGTCGGGGTTGCGAGCGGCCCGGGGCCGGGGCGGCCAGGGCCGCTGCAGGACGAGACCCTGGGTGTGGCGTCCGTGCCCTCGCAGTGGAGGGCCGTCCAGGGCATCCGCTGGGAGACG AAAAGTTGCCAGACGGCCAGCATTGCCACTGCCAGTGCATCCGCCCAGGCCAGGAATCATGTGGACGCCCAGGTGCAGACGGAGGCCCCCGTGCCTGTCAGCGTGCAGCCCCCGTCCCAGTATGACATACCCAGGCTCGCAGCCTTTCTTCGGAGAGTGGAGGCCATGGTCATCCGAGAGCTGAACAAGAATTGGCAGAGCCACGCGTTTGATGGCTTCGAGGTGAACTGGACCGAGCAGCAGCAGATG GTGTCTTGTCTGTATACCCTGGGCTACCCGCCAGCCCAAGCGCAGGGTCTGCATGTGACCAGCATCTCCTGGAACTCCACTGGCtctgtggtggcctgtgcctacGGCCG GCTGGACCATGGGGACTGGAGCACGCTTAAGTCCTTCGTGTGTGCCTGGAACCTGGACCGGCGAGACCTGCGTCCCCAGCAGCCGTCGGCCGTGGTGGAGGTCCCCAGCGCTGTCCTGTGTCTGGCCTTCCACCCCACGCAGCCCTCCCACGTCGCAG GAGGGCTGTACAGTGGTGAGGTGTTGGTGTGGGACCTGAGCCGTCTTGAGGACCCGCTGCTGTGGCGCACAGGCCTGACGGATGACACCCACACAGACCCTGTGTCCCAG GGCATCGGGGTAGGCCAGCTGCAGCTCACAGAGGGCTTCGCCCTGGTCATGCAGCAGCTGCCACGGAGCACCAAGCTCAAGAAG CATCCCCGcggggagaccgaggtgggcgccACGGCAGTGGCCTTCTCCAGCTTTGACCCTAGGCTGTTCATTCTGGGCACGGAAGGCGGCTTCCCGCTCAAGTGTTCCCTGGCAGCTGGAGAGGCAGCCCTCACGCGGATGCCCAGCTCCGTGCCCCTGCGGGCCCCAGCACAGTTTACCTTCTCCCCCCACGGCGGTCCCATCTACTCTGTGAGCTGTTCCCCCTTCCACAG GAATCTCTTCCTGAGCGCTGGGACTGACGGGCATGTCCACCTGTACTCCATGCTGCAGGCCCCTCCCTTGACTTCGCTGCAGCTCTCCCTCAAGTATCTGTTTGCTGTGCGCTGGTCCCCAGTGCGGCCCTTGGTTTTTGCAGCTGCCTCTGGGAAAG GTGACGTGCAGCTGTTTGATCTCCAGAAAAGCTCCCAGAAACCCACAGTTTTGATCAAGCAAACCCAGGATGAAAGCCCTGTCTACTGTCTGGAGTTCAACAGCCAGCAGACTCAGCTCTTGGCTGCGGGCGATGCCCAGGGCACAGTGAAGGTGTGGCAGCTGAGCACAGAGTTCACGGAACAAGGGCCCCGGGAAGCTGAGGACCTGGACTGCCTGGCAGCAGAGGTGGCGGCCTGA